In Puntigrus tetrazona isolate hp1 chromosome 15, ASM1883169v1, whole genome shotgun sequence, the DNA window TGTAGAGCAGCTGGCGTAAACTGAACAGAGAAACGGGATGAATGAAGCGTCTCTGACATTTTTAGCATCTTATagcacacttatatatatatatatatatatatatatatatatatatatatatatatatatatatatagagcacAAAACACTGCCCTGtcatttgatttattacaaataaataataattattatgaaaattattataaaaataagcaGCAATGGAatcagtgtaatttattttgcttggcgtcaaaatgactgaatgaatgaacatagataagaaaatattttgaggaAAGTTAAGgaaatttatacattatactgCTTTCTCGACAATGCGATTTTGACCTGTGATGTTTTAAAAGGAGGAAATCCATTCTTCTGTTCTCTTCAAGTCAAGGAGAAACAAAAATGGTCACAGCACAAACATGGCTGAGCAAACAAATGAATTTGCAACtggtttgatttaaaataaataaattaattctgtGACGACTTGTGGgtgaatttctttctttgcaGCATGAACGCAACTGcctctaaatattttttttacataaaagctGAATACAGATAGCATTAAAGTGTCAGGAAAATTTGATAATTTTCCATATTCTGcgttgaatattttaaattttcacGGGAATTTCGAATAGTGTTTTAGGAACGTCACGCGACGCTTCCAAACGAAATAGACCGCGGAAGTGCTGTCCGCAGAAGACAGCGCTGCAGGTTAAGCACGGTTTACTGAACTTTACCGGCACGCTGGAAAATGCGTAAGTAAAACTTAACAGCAAACTATGTGAGAAACGGCAACCATTTCTTGTGAAGGCAAACCGGCAAAAATCTTGGAGGAACGGGCAGGATTCAAGCGCGCTGCTCGGAAGAATCGGAAGTGCATCGCTATTGGCTAGATGAGTGTAAAGATCACCGCAACCTGCCCGCAGATGATCTGGGAGAGTTTCGTGAACTTGTAACATGGATCGCTGGAAAGGCAGGGTTGCTCTGGTCACCGGGGCTTCGGTGGGAATCGGGGCAGCTATCGCAAAGTCTCTTGTCCGGCACGGCATGAAGGTGGTCGGCTGTGCCAGGAACGTGGAGCAAATCCAGGTAAATTACAGTATGCTAAAGGATGCTTTACTTGACTGTACCTTGTGAAATGCACCATACTAATTAGCCAGTTTTGCTCTATTGTCGTTCTATTTACGTTTGACAACACCAGTTCaatgctcatatatatatatatatatatatatatatatatatatatatatatatatatatatatatatatatggacaaaaTGCAGCGTGCACTAAAATGCACTaatcattaatttttatttttgaatcattttcacACCGTTCAATGAGATCTCTGTTCGATATTAATAGTGCAATCTTAAAGTTTGAAATGCTTTTCAGTCTAATTTTTTCATGTCACCGAAAACAAAGGACAAAGTTCTATATATTGGTGTAATAATtaacttatttatataaacgtAGCGCTGTCTGTTTTATACCTGCTGTTATATGCTGTAATGCTGCCAATTCATTTGGAGCTTTGCACCCTTCATGAAATGCAAATCTAAGAGTGTTCTTTCCATTTACAGACATTGGCAGCAGAATGCGTGAGCAGCGGCTTCAGCGGCACTCTGATCCCGTATAAATGCGATCTGTCCGTAGAGGACGACGTGTTATCCATGTTCTCCTGGATCAAAGTTCATCATCAGGGCATTGACGTGTGCGTTAATAATGCCGGATTGGCTCTCCCGGAGCCTCTGTTGGGCGGAAAAACAAGTGCCTGGAGAACTATGATAGATGTACGTGACTCACagtataaatatgcatttctgttCTAAAAAACAATGCAGCTGGAGATTGTGAAAGTCGTCTtcaaatttttaggtgaacgtCATTGCCTTGTCGGTGTGCGCCCGCGAAGCTTACCAGTCCATGAAAGAAAACACTCACGACGGTCACATCATTAATATTAACGGGTACtgcaatgtttattttcagacaTATTTGTGTTGCTACCTGTGCCGCGCACCGAGCAATTCAACATCTTTTAACATTTGACTGTGTTTTAGTATGTGTGGACATCGTGTCCTCCGCAATGCTGATTTACACTTCTACACTGCCAGCAAATACGCGGTGACCGCTCTCACTGAGGGTCTTCGTCAAGAGTTACGAGAGGCCAAAAGCCACATACGTGCCACAGTAAGAGCGGGAGGATCAATAAGTAACGcgattattcaaaatataactgGTTGGCACTAAGAATGCTCTTTTATTGCAGTCTATATCTCCTGGTTTAGTGGAAACGGAGCTATCCTACCGGCTCTTTAGTCAAAACCCAGAAAAGGCTGCTGCTGCTTATAAAAGCATGAAGGTACAGACAAATCCGGTTTCTCGATTACAGAGCGTGCTGTAGAAACCTCGTTTATACCTTTGTAAAATTTCTAAATGATATTTTCAGTGCCTGCAAGCGGAGGACATCGCAAACGCGGTGGTGTATGTCCTGAGCGCTCCTCCTCACGTTCAGGTAAGCATCATCCATCACCGGAGAAACTTTTGTGGCGTTAATGTTTGGCCCGGCTTTCTaaccattaacttttttttttttagacatagAAAGCTAACTTTCCTCTGCTCTCTGTAGGTTGGCGACGTTCAGATGAGGCCTGTGGAGCAGCTGACGTGAACCGCGCGGAGAGACGGAGCGAAACATCTCTGACGTCTTTAAAGACGATTGTCGTAAAAAAGTTAGATTTGTCAAATggattttgaaatgcattttgtgaaaACACTAAACACTTCCGTTTCATCgcgatgattattattattatttttttttactgcgaTGCCTGAAATCATTTAATGTAGGCTACTGGTGTTAGACACAATGCTTGaggtttgtgtttaaaaagtgCCGACTATATCATAGAGAGCTGATACATgtccatattttaatgttaaagatATGGATAGAGGGATTTCCTCACCCTCAAattgctccaaacctgtatgtatttcttttggaagaatgttggtaaccaaacagttgccaCTGACCgtgcaagaacaaaaaaaagctaacactttatttccatAGTCTACTCTACACAGTGTCACAACAACAACAGGCTAGCAAACACATGTTGACTAGCGGTCATTAGAGTACTGGTAGACcctctgcttaatatcttctaacactttattttaatggcttCGCAACAtactatgagaaactttgcaagcaTATGTTAACTTACAcactaacctaaacctaactatCTAGTTAGTAAACATTAGATGCAAATGAATGAGGATTAGCTGACGTccagttacaaagttacttctAGTTAGAATGTCTGAGGTGGACTGCCGAGATAAAGtgtaacaacaaataaatttgTCACTTCAAATAAAATTCACTGCAAGAATGTCTAAACACGCAAGAAGTTTCCTGGTTAATTTAACGTGTTTCCTTATGTTTATTGATAACGCAAAagggtgtgagagagagagagaatcaggTGCTCTGTTGCTGCTCAAGTACAATAGGAAGTGCATTGCAATTGGTTGGTTTATCAGGGAGTGTTCCTTTACATAGAGGATTGCAGTGCCAGTGAGGATCACCGCAACCTGCCCGCAGATGATCTGGGAGAGTTTCGTGAACTTGTAACATGGATCGCTGGAAAGGCAGGGTTGCTCTGGTCACCGGGGCTTCGGTGGGAATCGGGGCAGCTATCGCAAAGACTCTTGTCCGGCACGGCATGAAGGTGGTCGGCTGTGCCAGGAACGTGGAGCAAATCCAGGTAAAATTATATGTAGTCGTGTGAGGAAATCGCAGGTGATTTATGCAGCTCGCACAAAACGCGATCGGATAGACAGCCTGGTCCACAGATTGTGCTGGTCGCTGTTGATTCAGTATTACTACTTATCGCTTTGATATTATACGAAGCATGTATGTTCCTTTGGACAAAAGGGCACGTTCGCTTACGTGAGTTTTCGAGATGCTGCCCGATCTCGTGAATGTGCGTACGCCAAgtaaaaactgatatttgtGGCATAGAAAAATGCGGGGTGGACGCGTATACTATACACGTCAACAAACTTCGTATCTTATGCACTGGAAAACGTCATATGGtccactttttttggttaaaagcCTTCTTTAGTGACAAAAAGGACTTAATATTCTACAGCGTTGTTGACCCTATTGACTTTATTGTATGGAGGAACAAACTTTGGAAGTCAAATGGTCCAGCAGCTGTTTGGTTACATTTTTCAGAACATGCTCGATAAGGACAATGCAGTGCGTATTGTATGAAATTATGATACAACTTACAGcagtaactttttttatgtatcccTCTACCAGTGTTTTTGAGCTTTGTACATTTCATGAAATCTCAAAGTACTCTTTCCTTTGACAGAAACTGTCTTCTGAATGCGTGAGCAGCGGCTTCAGCGGCAATCTGATCCCGTATAAATGCGATCTGTCCGTAGAGGACGACATGTTATCCATGTTCTCCTGGATCAAAGTTCATCATCAGGGCATTGACGTGTGCGTTAATAATGCTGGTTTGAATTTCCGAGAGCCTCTACTGAGCGGCAAAACAAGTGGCTGGAGAACTATAATGGATGTATGTAACTCAAATGAGCAGTTTTCTTTATCTAACACAAAGAATCGGTCATGACCACATCCCCGCATTTTTAGGTGAACGTCATTGCCCTGTCAGTGTGCACCCGTGAGGCCTACCAGtccatgaaagaaagaaacatcgACGATGGTCATATCATCAATATCAACAGGTAGGGTTGTATTTCATAGCACTTTTCTTCTGTGTACtcgttttccagtctgtcttcAGACACAAATCACACATATGTTTTAGTGTTTGTGGACACCGGGTCGTCAACAGTGCTGATGCACACTTCTACACTGCCAGCAAATACGCGGTGACCGCTCTCACTGAAGGTCTTCGTCAAGAGTTACGAGAGGCCAAGACCCACATACGTGCCACAGTAAGAGCGGGAGGATCACCATGTGCTCCTgttaaacactttatttctgCAATGTGATTACTGTGCGTCCTATTGCAATGGTTATTGGTACTAAGTGTGCTTTTTCTTGAACAGTCTATTTCTCCCGGCTTAGTGGAGACTGAATTTGTCTACCGGCTCTATAATGAAAACCCGGAAATGGTTGTTGCCACCTACAAAAGCATAAAGGTACAGACGAATGCTGATTCCTAGCTATGCAATACGTTGAAGGTCATCATTTAcgtgtttaaatattatatttacagtcCCTGCAAGCGGAAGACATCGCAAACGCGGTGGTGTATGTCCTGAGCGCTCCTCCTCACGTTCAGGTAAGCATCAGCCATCACCGGAGAAAGTTTTGTGGCGTTAACGTTTGGTGTCACTTAATCTGTGTTTTGATTGCGAGATGAATGTGATGTTTTGGTAAAAAGAATTTgtcatattataataattgctGCTCTTTGTCGGTTTATGTTGATGTAGAATCAATTCGGGGAGGAGTGGAAAAACCGGTAGAACTGGTGAATGGctgatttgtttaatataatagttttttcttctttttgcgCAGATTGGTGACATTGATATCACGCCAGTGGAGCATGAGCTGTAACAGGATCAAGATGAAGCTCGTCAAGTATCCGGAGATGGCGTGACAGGGGTGAATTACAGAAGTACAGAAATTAATCTATAAAATTATTGGTCGAATTACTAGCACGTTTACATATAATGGCACATTcactgtactgtgtttattcTAAAAGTTGCTAGACAGCCAAAATTAGGAGTTTTGGAAAAAGTTCTATATACTCTTGGTGCTGTTTTGCTTAATTGTGAAACAAAATCAGTTTTGCaaaattactgtgatttttgtttttcttgacgCCATATTGATAAACACTCACAAAGAATCAGTGCTGACTTTAGCTCTGATTTTGCAGCTCCACAATAATGGTTTACATTGCACAAATGGCTTTAATTTTATGACTAAGTAAGTTATTGACTCCTGAAGACCTAAACTACAGTACAGTGCAGCGTTTCATGACATGCCTTTATGAttcttttgtgttattttggAGCTTGTCAGCTTCAATTCTTATTCACTTAATCATAGGAAGAGCAAGGATATTCTTCAAACATTTAACTTTGTTTcatgaaaatcaaataaaagaaaatcatgtgcaattaagctgaaatgtttgaaaactttctttttaaaagtgataTGTTACAACATTGCGTTATTTcctaaaaagtaactaattgttactttttatggaaagtaatgcatcGCGTTACTTTtgcgttactttttaaatatgagcagggcttgattgtttgtttttaatattagaatttttactTC includes these proteins:
- the LOC122359050 gene encoding dehydrogenase/reductase SDR family member 11-like encodes the protein MDRWKGRVALVTGASVGIGAAIAKSLVRHGMKVVGCARNVEQIQTLAAECVSSGFSGTLIPYKCDLSVEDDVLSMFSWIKVHHQGIDVCVNNAGLALPEPLLGGKTSAWRTMIDVNVIALSVCAREAYQSMKENTHDGHIININGMCGHRVLRNADLHFYTASKYAVTALTEGLRQELREAKSHIRATSISPGLVETELSYRLFSQNPEKAAAAYKSMKCLQAEDIANAVVYVLSAPPHVQVGDVQMRPVEQLT
- the LOC122359051 gene encoding dehydrogenase/reductase SDR family member 11-like, whose product is MDRWKGRVALVTGASVGIGAAIAKTLVRHGMKVVGCARNVEQIQKLSSECVSSGFSGNLIPYKCDLSVEDDMLSMFSWIKVHHQGIDVCVNNAGLNFREPLLSGKTSGWRTIMDVNVIALSVCTREAYQSMKERNIDDGHIININSVCGHRVVNSADAHFYTASKYAVTALTEGLRQELREAKTHIRATSISPGLVETEFVYRLYNENPEMVVATYKSIKSLQAEDIANAVVYVLSAPPHVQIGDIDITPVEHEL